A region from the Pseudomonas cucumis genome encodes:
- a CDS encoding type IV pilus twitching motility protein PilT, with the protein MDITELLAFSAKQGASDLHLSAGLPPMIRVDGDVRRINLPALDHKEVHDLIYDIMNDLQRVDFEKHLETDFSFEVPGVARFRVNAFNQNRGAGAVFRTIPSKVLSMDDLGMGEVFRKITEAPRGLVLVTGPTGSGKSTTLAAMIDYLNNHRHHHILTIEDPIEFVHESRKCLINQREVHRDTRSFATALRSALREDPDVILVGEMRDLETIRLALTAAETGHLVFGTLHTTSAAKTIDRVVDVFPGDEKSMVRSMLSESLLAVVSQTLIKKIGGGRVAAHEIMLGTSAIRNLIREDKVAQMYSSIQTGGSLGMQTLDMCLKELVTKGVISREHAREKARSPDNF; encoded by the coding sequence ATGGATATCACTGAGCTGCTGGCTTTCAGCGCCAAACAAGGCGCGTCTGACCTGCACCTGTCCGCCGGCCTGCCACCGATGATCCGTGTCGACGGCGATGTGCGACGCATCAACCTGCCGGCCCTGGACCACAAGGAGGTGCATGACCTGATCTACGACATCATGAACGACCTCCAGCGGGTGGACTTCGAGAAGCATCTTGAAACCGACTTTTCCTTCGAAGTGCCCGGCGTGGCGCGTTTTCGGGTCAATGCCTTCAACCAGAACCGTGGTGCTGGCGCGGTATTTCGGACCATTCCGTCCAAGGTCCTGAGCATGGACGATCTGGGCATGGGGGAAGTGTTTCGCAAGATTACCGAAGCCCCGCGAGGCCTGGTGCTGGTGACCGGCCCGACCGGATCGGGCAAGTCCACCACGCTGGCGGCGATGATCGATTACCTGAACAACCATCGCCATCATCACATCCTCACCATCGAAGACCCCATCGAGTTCGTCCATGAATCGCGCAAATGCCTGATCAATCAGCGTGAAGTCCACCGTGATACCCGCAGCTTCGCCACGGCGCTGCGCTCGGCCCTTCGCGAAGACCCGGACGTGATTCTGGTAGGGGAAATGCGTGATCTGGAGACTATACGGCTAGCTTTGACTGCCGCCGAGACCGGTCACTTGGTGTTCGGCACGCTACACACCACGTCGGCGGCGAAAACCATCGACCGGGTCGTGGACGTGTTTCCGGGCGACGAGAAATCGATGGTGCGCTCAATGCTCTCCGAGTCGTTGCTGGCGGTGGTGTCCCAGACATTGATCAAGAAAATCGGCGGCGGGCGAGTTGCCGCCCACGAAATCATGCTCGGCACTTCGGCGATCCGTAACCTGATCCGCGAAGACAAGGTGGCGCAGATGTACTCGTCGATTCAGACCGGAGGGTCGCTGGGGATGCAGACACTGGATATGTGCCTGAAGGAGCTGGTGACCAAGGGCGTGATCAGCCGCGAGCATGCGCGGGAGAAGGCGCGGTCGCCGGATAACTTCTGA
- a CDS encoding YggS family pyridoxal phosphate-dependent enzyme, producing the protein MSTIADNILQVSSRIQAAAKAAHRDENSIQLLAVSKTKPAEALREAYAAGIRDFGENYLQEALSKQLELADLPLIWHFIGPIQSNKTRAIAEHFDWVHSVDRLKIAQRLSEQRPADMPPLNICIQVNVSGEASKSGCTPADLPALAHAISALPRLKLRGLMAIPEPTEDRAAQDAAFAAVQSLQASLNLPLDTLSMGMSHDLESAIAQGATWVRIGTALFGARDYSRP; encoded by the coding sequence ATGTCCACGATAGCAGACAACATTCTTCAGGTTAGTTCACGCATCCAGGCAGCAGCCAAAGCCGCCCACCGCGATGAGAACAGCATCCAGCTGCTGGCCGTGAGCAAGACCAAGCCCGCCGAGGCCCTGCGTGAAGCCTATGCCGCCGGGATCCGTGACTTTGGCGAAAACTATCTGCAGGAAGCCTTGAGCAAACAGCTCGAGTTGGCCGACCTGCCCTTGATCTGGCACTTCATCGGCCCCATTCAATCGAACAAGACTCGCGCTATCGCCGAGCATTTCGACTGGGTGCATTCCGTGGATCGCTTGAAAATCGCACAACGCCTGTCCGAACAACGCCCTGCCGATATGCCTCCATTGAACATCTGCATTCAGGTCAACGTCAGTGGTGAAGCCAGCAAGTCCGGCTGCACTCCGGCCGACCTGCCCGCCCTGGCCCATGCCATCAGCGCTCTGCCGCGCTTGAAATTGCGCGGGCTGATGGCGATTCCCGAGCCGACTGAAGATCGCGCCGCCCAGGATGCAGCCTTTGCTGCCGTGCAGAGCCTGCAAGCCAGCCTGAATCTGCCACTCGACACACTTTCCATGGGCATGAGCCACGACCTCGAGTCGGCCATTGCCCAGGGCGCCACTTGGGTCCGTATCGGTACGGCCCTGTTTGGCGCCCGCGATTACAGTCGACCATGA
- the proC gene encoding pyrroline-5-carboxylate reductase has translation MSKTRIAFIGAGNMAASLIGGLRAKGLDAAQIRASDPGEETRARVSAEYGIEVFADNAEAIQGVDVIVLAVKPQAMKAVCEAIRPNLKPNQLVVSIAAGITCASMKNWLGAQPIVRCMPNTPALLRQGVSGLFATSEVSAEQRQQAEELLSAVGIALWLNEEQQLDAVTAVSGSGPAYFFLLIEAMTAAGVKLGLPADIAAQLTVQTALGAAHMAVASDVDAAELRRRVTSPAGTTEAAIKSFQAGGFEALVEKALGAAAHRSAEMAEQLGR, from the coding sequence ATGAGCAAGACTCGTATTGCCTTTATCGGAGCCGGCAACATGGCCGCCAGCCTGATCGGCGGCCTGCGCGCCAAAGGTCTGGACGCCGCGCAGATCCGCGCCAGCGATCCGGGTGAAGAAACCCGTGCCCGCGTGAGCGCCGAATACGGCATCGAAGTGTTCGCCGACAACGCCGAAGCCATTCAGGGCGTGGACGTGATCGTGCTGGCGGTCAAACCGCAGGCGATGAAAGCCGTTTGCGAAGCCATTCGCCCAAACCTCAAGCCGAACCAACTGGTGGTTTCGATTGCGGCCGGCATCACCTGCGCCAGCATGAAAAACTGGCTGGGTGCCCAGCCTATCGTGCGCTGCATGCCCAACACCCCGGCGCTGCTGCGCCAGGGCGTGAGCGGTTTGTTCGCCACCAGCGAAGTGAGCGCCGAACAACGCCAGCAAGCTGAAGAGCTGCTGTCGGCGGTTGGCATTGCCCTGTGGCTGAACGAAGAACAGCAACTGGACGCGGTCACCGCCGTTTCCGGCTCGGGCCCGGCGTATTTCTTCCTGCTGATCGAAGCCATGACCGCCGCTGGCGTGAAGCTCGGTCTGCCAGCGGACATCGCCGCACAACTGACCGTGCAAACCGCTTTGGGTGCTGCACACATGGCAGTCGCAAGCGATGTCGACGCGGCTGAACTGCGTCGTCGCGTGACGTCGCCTGCGGGCACCACCGAAGCGGCGATCAAGTCGTTTCAGGCCGGCGGCTTCGAAGCCCTGGTAGAAAAAGCACTCGGCGCCGCTGCGCACCGCTCGGCCGAGATGGCTGAGCAACTCGGTCGCTAA